The DNA region GACAGTTCGCATCATGTCATGAATAGCAATGATGATTTGTATGCTACATCAAGTGACGGAGAAGATGATCATCATGTTGACAATGTAAATGAAGGGACATCGGCGCATGTGTTAATGTCTGGAGCAACAATGACAGAGAACGTTCCTATTGTACCGGAGCAACATTTACGTGAAATTCCTCAATTTTTCAATGAAGTCTATCATGAACAAATTCCAGATTCATTTGGTATTCCTTCTGCATCACGAACAAACTTTTACAATCCTGAAAGGCCAGAGCTGTGTAAAAATGGTTTTTAATAGCAAAGGTGAGTTAATAGCTTCTGTGAAGGATTTTTCTGTTCGGGTTTTGAGACGTGAATATATCGTTGTCGAAAGTTCTCCGACAATTTGGAAGGTCAAATGCAAGAACTGGTCCGAAGGTGGCAATCGTGGGTGGGGACTTCGAGCATCGTTCAAAAAAAGTTTAGGCTACTTcatgatcacaaaatatggtGGTGATCACACATGCATGTCTACCCAAGTCGGTATAGATCACCACAACCTTGACGTAAACATGATAGCCAATACACTTTTGGGAATCGTACGTTGTGATCCTGCATACAAAATCAAATATGTGCGAGAAagtattaaagaaaaatatggtTATGATATATCGTATGCTAAGGCATGGCAGAGTTTGAAACGCGCGGTGGAGTTAGTCTATGGCACATGGGAAAGCTCTGTAACTTTGCTTCCTAAATATATGGGAGCTTTGTCGAAGTACAATCCAGGAACTGTTGTAGAATGGAAGCATCTTCGACCGTATGACCATCCACATaaagttttgaactttgtgtttTGGGCATTCAGACCATGTATAGATGGTTTTCGACATTGTCGCAACGTAATCAGTGTAGACGGTACCCATATGTACACCAAATATAAGCACAAACTACTCATAGCAGTAACATTGGATGCCAATAACCAAGTTTTGCCGCTAGCATTTGCGCttgttgatgaagaaaattATGAGTCTTGGCATTGGTTCCTCGGTAATGTTGCACGACATGTTACCAGAGGGTGTAGTGGTGTGTGCCTTATATCTGATAGACATGCGGGTATAACAAGTGCAGTTCAAGATCTCCCTGACTTCAAGCCTCCTCTTGGTGTTCATCGTTTCTGTTTGAGGCATGTTTGCTCTAATTTCAACAGCAGGTTCAAAAACATTcatttaaaagacttatgttgGGAAGCAGGGATACAACACCAAGTATCAAAATTTAATGCGACAATGGAGgcaattaaaacaaataatGCAGCAGCTTTCACGTATTTGTCAAACATTCCAAAAGAAAAATGGTCATTGGCTCATGATGGTGGATGGCGCCGAGGGATAATGACGACGAACATGCCTGAGTGTATTAATGGTGTGTTGAAAGGGGCGCGACGTCTTCCAATAACTGCGATAGTCGAGATGAGCTTTCAGCGTTGCGTGAATTATTTCATTCAACGGCGAGCTCGAAGTGATAAGATGCTGGAAAAAAATCAACCATGGACCGACTATGCATACTCTAAATTTGATATGTGGTCAAAAAAGTCAATTGAACATCGAGTTGTAAGATTTGACCAAAAGGATAAAACAGCATCCGTCGCGACAGGAGGAAGACCAGGTCGTCAACATCACGTACAAGCTGTGAACATTTCTACGCGTGATTGCACCTGTGGTAAATTCACCATATTTGGAATACCTTGTTCACATGTTATATGTGCAGCGAAATGGTTTGGTTTGAATCCCGCACAGCTTGTACAACCATGGTTTACATTGAGCGAATACGTGAACACATACGATGGAAGATTCTACCATATTCATGATGAACAATATTGGGATGAACCTACATTCCAATTACGACACAATGGTGTTCGTCGACAACGGAGGCAGGCTGGTAGAGATCGAATGACACGCATAAGAAATGAGATGGACCAGCCATCAACAAGGGAGAGACAACGTGGGAGGTAAAAAATCTACAATAAcgtattgtattttatttttaaaccataacatgtgaagttattaatgtaattacaaaattgtgtataaaaattttgtatttattaataattcttGTTCATTGCAGGTAGGTGCAGGTGGAAGATCGAGTTATGGTGCAAAATAATTATGTTTGTGACGTAGATTTTACAATTTAGTATTGTATTGTTATGACAATTCAGTGTTGTATTGTTATGACAATTCAGTGTTGTATTGTTATGAAGATTTTTTACTATGTAGTTTGTTGACATACCCTGACTTGATTTAGCAATTATACTTATGTTTTTTCATTACTATAAATTTATCCGTAAATTTATTCGTAAAAGAATAATAAATCACAATCAATACAGTCcacaattttaaaaagtcaataATACAAAAATAGTATACGAATGTTGAAAAAATATGTTGCAGCAACAACttgtaagtaaaataaaaaaattgctaaACATACAACAATACGATGTAAGTAATTGTGTATATCTAAATAAATAGTTAATGTCGATGGTAACGATGCCCCCCAGTGCCACACGGTGGTCTCCTGATTACTCTACGTCCACGACCTAACATCTGTTCATCATCTCCATGAGTACTTGTTTGTCCTGCAGATGTACTGGTATCGGCAATGTTCCCACCAACCTCAAACCCTTCTGGATCAGAATATTGTGGAAATGGTATGGGCGACGGGTTAAAAGTAGGGTGACTCTCATTCATACCCGGTCGAAAGTCACTTTGTAGAAATTGTGTAAAACTACCAACAATTGGAGTGTAGTAACCAGCGTCATACGATGGCAAGCTTGAAACCACTGGCGGAGTAGTGTATGCCATATTTGAAGATGATGGTCCGGGTTCAAACTCATTTCCTGTCCACATCGGTGGATATTGCACATGAGCTGGGCGTGCCTGTGACATAGATGCATATGTTATGTAACACATATTTAATACAACAAATTATATTCACGTACATATGTAGATAAATTTACGTTCATATGtagataaataaaacatttcttACGATAAATTGTCGGTAGTTTGCTTCAACAGGATGATAGCCCATGATGTTTGAAGGTACCACTGGCGGCGAGAGCACTATCTGTGAAATGCGATAATACCAACCAATATAGTCCACTGTGATGGCGGGCGTACCAGTTATGACATAGTCTCCACCAATCACAAAATTATATCTATCATTCCACATTTCTACAAAATCCGCGTGATATGTCGCCCAATCGAAGTTGTTCCGGCCTTGTTGAGTCAGCCTATGGAAATTGTCGAAGTTAGTAGCAGGTGGCGGAATACCCTTCCGAATTGTCGGAGACACCGCTCTGGTCTATGCATCTCAACGATATGAAAATTAATCAATGCGCATGCCGACCGACATAGATGAATGCTATTTTCATCCAGAATTCTGCCAACCTCCGGAGACTCCATATCATAAACTGTCCATAGAAACTGAagcaaataaaatgaaaaaaagattaccaatttcataatatataaataagattaaaattgtaaaaaaatttcaaactctaAACAACTAATTTATATATCTACATGTCCTTCTACCATCATGTCAAGCATATCTCTCATTATACGGACCGAATGCTGGGCCGTGTGTGTCCAAGAAAATCCGCGTCTCCACCTGTAATTTATAAAAGTACAcaatattttcatttaaaaaaataagaaataataatattaaattttaactaTTTTTAATTAGTACCGTGCGCCGTATGGTGGGAATGGTAGACCCTGCTCTTCTGAAATAGATACCTGTTGAGCTCTATCAGGACAAAGAAGAATAATCCTAGACCACACCCAAATCTGCAATAACATACAACAGAAATAGTCAAATCATAAGAAAAAAGTACAAAAAATATAATGACCGTATAAATGTACAAATACCTGCAATATCTGAACTGGGCCACACAAATCGACCTTCAAACTCATTGATGTGTCGCACAACTCTCTATAAAGATATGCCAACACAGCAGAACCCCAGCTGTACGTATTCACAAATTCTATGTCCTCAAGGAACTGCAAATACATAAGTTTCACAGCAGCACCTTCCGAGTCCGGAAACATACATCCACCAATGATCATTAATGCAACACAACGAGAATATTGTGTCACCTCATCTTCAGTGCTCTCGTCATTAACCATATTATTTAGGCAATGGTCTAGCAAAGcggtcagataaagatgtgcaccTTTAATCTGAGAAGATGTGGGCGTAAAACCCAACCAAGTAGCGCAGCGCTGTTGTAAAGTATGTTTATTGTACGCGATATCTACACCAGTGATGGGAATGCCATCAATATTCAACCCCCAAATAAGGGCAACGTCCTGCAGGGTGATTGTTGCCTCGCCCACGGTTAGGTGAAATGTGTGTGTCTCACGACGCCATCTCTCAACAATGGCTGTAAGCAAATGattatcataatatttaatAGGACCACACTGAATGACACCATAGAAGACATTTGTCTGACCGGCGTGGCGAAATTATTGCATCCATATTTTCAGCGTTGATATTAGTTGATATGTGTCTATCCCGCAAATACAACACATTCTCCGTATTTTCAGTCATCTTGCAAACAATAAATCATTAGTTAATAGTTATTTATTAGTAatagttatttgttataaaatatatacattagcaatagttatttattataaaaaaatataacatgtaattacaataaataaattagtaatacttatttattataataaatacattagtAATAGTTATAAAACGTATAcatttattgtaattaaattaagtatacttattattatataattaatattataagtatttgaataaaaaaattacttcatGAAATTAATGTATAGGTATTAATGTtatacaattaatattttaattaatcagtattaatattttaatacgtgATGCAATTAATATATAAGTAATAACAAAATTACGTGAGTcgattaatattaatatataagtaTTAAAATTATACAATATAAAAGTATTAATATGTacgtattaatattattttataattataaatatataagtatcaaaatagttattattatacaattaatattataataatttaaataatataatttatattacaACTAATTCTAATAATACAATTAATACAGagttattatttataatttttgtaaataaattaagtatagttattattattacttaaaactaaaatttcaaCTTAGTTAAATAAAGTTATAATTTGTCCAACAACAACACCGGAGCACTAGGGATTTTTCCTCAACAAAACCATAGcagtatttatatattttaccGAAAATTTTGTTGGTACTAAATAGTATTATTCATGTGTTGTCAAAGCTTTATTTTCAAACGATGGATTTTTTTTCTTATAGCTAATAATTAGAATAGAAAGATTGACAGTATTTTTTTTTCCCCCCAAATATTGTGCTTCTAAGTTCTATGTTGTGAAATTTAGTAATGTATCCCTTCTCTGCTTAAATTTTTGTGtataaatatataac from Primulina tabacum isolate GXHZ01 chromosome 14, ASM2559414v2, whole genome shotgun sequence includes:
- the LOC142523964 gene encoding uncharacterized protein LOC142523964 — its product is MIANTLLGIVRCDPAYKIKYVRESIKEKYGYDISYAKAWQSLKRAVELVYGTWESSVTLLPKYMGALSKYNPGTVVEWKHLRPYDHPHKVLNFVFWAFRPCIDGFRHCRNVISVDGTHMYTKYKHKLLIAVTLDANNQVLPLAFALVDEENYESWHWFLGNVARHVTRGCSGVCLISDRHAGITSAVQDLPDFKPPLGVHRFCLRHVCSNFNSRFKNIHLKDLCWEAGIQHQVSKFNATMEAIKTNNAAAFTYLSNIPKEKWSLAHDGGWRRGIMTTNMPECINGVLKGARRLPITAIVEMSFQRCVNYFIQRRARSDKMLEKNQPWTDYAYSKFDMWSKKSIEHRVVRFDQKDKTASVATGGRPGRQHHVQAVNISTRDCTCGKFTIFGIPCSHVICAAKWFGLNPAQLVQPWFTLSEYVNTYDGRFYHIHDEQYWDEPTFQLRHNGVRRQRRQAGRDRMTRIRNEMDQPSTRERQRGR
- the LOC142523965 gene encoding serine/threonine-protein phosphatase 7 long form homolog — translated: MVNDESTEDEVTQYSRCVALMIIGGCMFPDSEGAAVKLMYLQFLEDIEFVNTYSWGSAVLAYLYRELCDTSMSLKVDLCGPVQILQIWVWSRIILLCPDRAQQVSISEEQGLPFPPYGARWRRGFSWTHTAQHSVRIMRDMLDMMVEGHFLWTVYDMESPETRAVSPTIRKGIPPPATNFDNFHRLTQQGRNNFDWATYHADFVEMWNDRYNFVIGGDYVITGTPAITVDYIGWYYRISQIVLSPPVVPSNIMGYHPVEANYRQFIARPAHVQYPPMWTGNEFEPGPSSSNMAYTTPPVVSSLPSYDAGYYTPIVGSFTQFLQSDFRPGMNESHPTFNPSPIPFPQYSDPEGFEVGGNIADTSTSAGQTSTHGDDEQMLGRGRRVIRRPPCGTGGHRYHRH